The Elaeis guineensis isolate ETL-2024a chromosome 12, EG11, whole genome shotgun sequence sequence CTCCGGTGTACCAGCCCAAAGCCATCAAAGCATGACAACCCATCCTTTCACACACACAGAACCCTCCAAACTCACTATCCAATCACCTACCTCCATTTTTTATTGCTCTCAACGACCGACCAACAAAATTTAGAGGATATTATTTCTTCGTTTATTTTAACCTGAAACTTTATGAGAGAACGCTGTCAGCAACACTACGAGGCTCCATGCCTCCACAACTTAACAGACTTGTCATGGCTAGCAGATGCCACCATTCCAGTGACTTGTGCCTGTGCCAGTGCTGCAATCAGTCCTTCATGTGCCTGGACCTTCATGGTTTGATTCTCTATGACGTTCCACAGCTCCAATGACTGCAAGaatttaaagaataaagaattaaaattaacAGAAGCACATACACAATCAAGAAAAATGCAAACAGAGTCTATATGAGAAAGCTGAGCTACTTCATGGGCCACCTCGATTTTGCTTGGTGTTCTATATGAGAAAGCAAAGTTTCATGGTAGCGGATAACAGCAAACATAAAGAAGGATGCAGCTTCTTCCACTTTAAAGAGCAGGTTCAAGGCCAGCAGCATAGTAAAATGTAACATGAATATCTGAAAGTGCCAGCAAAGCATCTATGTCCATAATACTTTAGGCTGTGTTTAGATGCTGGTAAAGTGGTGGTTAAGGGAGAGTTGTTTAACCAGCCAAGGACCATCCAAAAAGGTGGTGGATATTTGGTCAGACTCAAAAAGGTCCCTAACCTGGGTAACTTTATTTCAGGGCTGAGGGTGAAACAAAGTTAACcacccaaatctctctctctctctctctctctctctatccacTTTTCACTTTTTTGTTTTTCACAACTTTATCTCAACCATAGGAGCACCAACCACACAGCGGATGACTTCATTAATTCATTAGCTGGTCAGGGATGGATATTCACAGTTAAATCTATTCAAGGGGTGTTAGCTATTTGGCATCCAAGCACAGCCTTAGGTTCATAATGAACAAGATAAGCAATTTTCAACATATACAGGTATGCAAAGTACCAAATAGAATGAATAGTCTTTTTTATACTAAATATTATCCAACACTTCCATGCCAATTAGAcagagatagaattagaagaacaAAAGATCAGATCAAAACCTAACAGGAGAAAGAAAAATGGGCCCTAGTTTCTTTAAGTTGGCAGTAAGTCCCAAGGTAGTCACCCATAAGCAGAGCACGGTGGAGCAGCCAAAGCTACCATTAAAGCAGTTAAAGGTATACGCTATACAATGCTCCTATCAAGGTTAGTTTATTAATACATGGTAATTATAGATATTGCGTGTGTATCACCTTATCTTTGTCAATGCAGCTGGAAATAAACCACACTTACCTGATAACCTCCAATAACCAAAAGGTTAGTATAGTTTGGATGAAAAACACATGAATTAAACTTGTTTCCATTGGAGCTTAGCTCGTGAATGAAGTCTCCCCTTGATAACGACCACACCTTAACACAATCCTGACTGACACATGCTAGGTATTCCCCACTATTGTCCCAGCAAATAGATTGCACCCCCTTGGTGTGGCCCTGAAAATATAAAATGGAAGCGGATATACAAAAATGATTCGTGAATTTCATTGAATAGCAAAAGTTTAATCAACCCACTTGGTTATCTCAATGttttttaagaaagaagaaaaagcttGTTATAGACATTATTGATCTGTATTGAAAGACCTGAAATGTGTATATCTTTCTGTCTGTCTCAACATCAAAAATGGACACCACATTTTCCGCTGCTGCAGCTAAATACTGCCCAATGTTAGGCTGAAACCTAACTTGTACCGTACCACCCTGTTTGACCAACAATAGAGAATTAAATGCTAAAGAAATGAGCATAATCATGAAACCTAACTACAACTAAAGGTGAACAGATGAAAGCATAATCATGAAATTAGACCTTAGAAACACGTGAGAATGAAAACTGGTCAGCACTCCAGTATCGAATTTCGCCATTACTATCACAAGAGCAGAAGATATCTGTCTTCTTTGGATGAAAATCAAGAGATGTCACTTGGGAGTTGTGCCCACTGAATACATTCAAACAAAAGCTAGGCTGCAAAACAAGCCAGAAAATTGCATTAAAAAGCAGCTTATTTATCACACTTGCATACTCAACATGCATTTCAAACTAGCAGAGAAAGTCATAagccatattttaaataaaacttCCAATTATCTATCTACAGAGATCAAAGCATTAAGACCTCTATTATGACAtggtatagaaaaaaaattagcggCTCCAAAAAAACTCAGAACTTCATAGCCGGAAGCAAAAGGTACAAGTCTACCAGTAGATAAAGTTCGGGTTTCAATGCAGCTACTTGATCAAGATTTACGCAGCAGGCAGACAGCCAGATTGTTGATTAGATTCAAAAGAAGGATGGAACAAACAATTATAGCTCAATCAAAATAATCAACGAAAAAACAAAAGTGACCTGTTGGTCATCATAATGGCATTCTCAAAACACTTTATTTGCCACAATCAGTTTAAAACAAAGCACCTAAAGAATCAAAGCCACATTAGCAAGATTCAAGAAGAGAATTTAAGTTTATAGATGAGAAAGGGGAACGAGAAGTCCATAATTTGAGCCAAGACTAGTTTAAGCTTGATATGTAATTATTTAACACAAGACCAATTAGCGATTGAAGTTTTAAACATCCTCAACACAATGGTCTCACTGAAAGGCTTTTCGCGCACAAATTAAAGTGAAGCAAACAATAATATTAAGTATCCATGTTTGTATCCTACATCATGTCCATTAGGGCAACCAACCTATGAACCATCATGCAAATCAGCTTGTTCATAGAAGCATTCTGTTCAATGGATCAGCATATTTGATGCTTGCCAAACTTAGCCTCTTTAATATGCTCTTAAACAAAAAGTATGCGCAGATCTTCTGTGCACCCTTGATTATTTTTCACTGTAAGACTTCAGGATTATTATCAGCTTAACTTAAGCCTGTATAATCTATAATATGCTCATAAACTAAAGTGTGCACATCATGTTTCCAGATTCAGAAaatctattttttacaaaaaatggTGGATCGTTTGTGCACCCTTGATTTTTTTTCCTCACTAGAAGGCTTCATAATTATTATCAGCTTTAATTTTTTTGTCCAAATCAATCTGATAACTGCGATGCTTGATTTATAATCATGCATAAACACATTAGTACATTTGTCTCCTTTTCAATAGTCAAAATTATCTATCATCTTAAAAATAATGGAACCAGTTCTTCTCAGTGCTCTTCCCAAAATCTGTACAGATTGATTTTGTATCAACCAtagaaatatatacatatatggagagggagaaaggaagagagagagagagggggggagagtaCAGCAGTCCAGCACTTGGAAAGAAATTCATCAGTCCAGCATTTGGAAACCAAAATTATAGTGACATCTTGGCTAGGAAAGAATCTTCTATGCTATTCATACATAAAATGTCTGATAGCTTCTTTATTAGCTCATTTTCACTAAAAATCTTCCAATATTTAGATGCTCGTACACTTTGAACATCTTTTTAAGCTTTAGCAATGAAACACAGACTCAATATCCTGGCTGGTAATGTCTGGCAAATGCTTGAgatatagtaaatgcttgctccaaaaagaaaaaggaactcTTGAGATGGTACATTGACATCACAAACTATTAAGGTCGCATGATTATGGTAAGTAAAACCAACCAAAACAGTTTGATTACTGCACATATAAACTAAATAATTAGAAGAAACAAGAGACAAAAGTGAATTTTGCAAGACAATTAGGACTACTAGCCTACCGCATATGCTGGAAAACCAAGAGTTATATGTACAAAAAAAATAAGTCAATAACAGCAGTTTGTAACGTATGTATGAAAAAAACATATTAAGTGGGTTGGCTTATATGCattagaaaaatagagagaaaagaaaagaatgcatCTTTAAGAAAAGGCCAAACTTGATTATTAAATGGATTTCTTCTAAAGTTCCAAAAGTTTAGAGCGTTACATCTGCCGCATTCCACAGTCGCACAGTTCTATCAAAAGAAGATGTTGCCAGCTGAGTTGAGTTTGGCCTAAAACGAACATCTGTAATAATTTGACTATGTTCTTCGGGAGTGCTCTCAGTCTGCAGGGTATCCATGTTCCAGAGAATGACCTGCACATAAAATACAAATTGATAAGCAAACCCAAACTTACCAGATTAGGGCAGCTAGCATTCAAGATAGTAAAGGAAATATTGGGAAGTTTTGCTTGAGATTTAAACAATGCACCAGCCAAAATCTCTGGATCTGACAAGATAATAAGGTTAGAGATCGTATGCATGTGCAGTTCTGATATACCCACTGTACCAGACAACATCTTAGCATCTTCCAAGAAAGCAAGGTTAGGAAAAAATCCATTTATCTATATTGTccctgtgtgtgtatgtatgtgtgtgtgtgtgtacagaaGTATGTATGTTATATGTATGTTTGAAGGGAATGGATAGATGGATATGCAGACATATATTGCATCAGAGGGCTTCCATAACAAATAGAAACTGATAAATCAGCCAAGATGAAAGCTATGATTTAAGCATTTTCTGATAGCAATACTCATCTCAAAATATGACACTTGTAGAAAAATCTTTACAAAAGCCATATACATTATATAGTACCTTCTTTTCATGCCCAGCACTGGCCAACAACTTCCCATCTGAAGAAAAGTGGCAGCAAACAACTTTGTTGTTGCTTATGCGGCTAGAGCCAACCTCCGTGAATGCGAAACCTAGAAAGAAAATGCACCAATGTCTATGGTCTTCTTGCACAAATTCTAAGCTGAATACAAGTACCATAATTACCCTTTGAAGACCCTGGGTTGGGCTCTGCAGGACTTTTTTTTAGTGCTGCAAATATATCTCTGGCATCTCCATCATCATGTGATAAAAACGATTCTACATTGTCATCCAATGAACCAACATCCCCAAAAGGCTCCAAATCATCCTGTTATTTAATGTACAAGTAACATCGAGCCACATGGAATTCTTTCCATCACATTAAAAAGATTGAGGAAGAAAAGTTAACAAGAATACCATTTGATTTGAAGATGACGCAAGACCTCCTGTTCCATCTGTACCATACATCATCAAGCTTTTTGGCATACTGTTGACATGACGTATATTCCCAGCCATTGCAACTACATCACCAGTATTATGGGTTGATGGAGTCGACGGAGGGGAGTTGGGAGAAGGGCCCACAGTATTTCCTGTTCCAGTACTATTTGCAGCTCCCGATGAAGAAGGCTGTTTCCTTTTCCTATTAGTCTGGATATTATTAATAAACAGCTGTCAGAACTGAAAACCACACACTTGGTTCAGATAAAACTTCTCGTCAATGATAAAATCAGAAATTGcacaaaaataataaattaccCAAAAGGTTGTTGCCAAAGTGAATTCCTTTGTAGTACCTGTTGTAACTGCTGTTGCTGTTGGAATTGTTCCTGTGGTTGCTGAGCAGAGGAATGCTGCATCTGGGGCACCTTCAACTACATTAAGATCGAATCAGAGATGCAAGCACTTATTAAGAAAACTAGATTTTGACAGCACTCATAATATCACACAAGCGCTATAAGAACCAGCATTCAGACCCATCAGTTTCTAGAAACCTCCACAGGATGGAAGGCAGTGCATGACACTTCTCGTGAAAAACATGCATTTCTATAGCATGTTTCAAGGATGtgtcacagagagagagagagagagagagagagagaggagggaagggGAGTGCCTTCCTGCTATATAGCAGTTTAAATTAATATATCCCTCCATGGGGCGCACTCAGTTGGCTGATCTTGGGGTGATGACTACTTGGAGGTTTAGACTGGCCCTAGGGTCATCAAGGGTAACACACCCAAAAAATAGATAAATAGATAATGAAActaaatcaataaattatttaaagTATATTATATTGTTTGGGGACTACTGGTGTATCTTAACCCATAAAACAGTCAAAGTTGAGACCCCTTTTGCTGCAAACATACTTCACACAACTTCACATGGTTTGGGCAGGCTTCAATTGGCCAGCCTTTTAGTTGAAATTTCGTTCTTTCAGAAACCATAAATTTGATGCTGCTTCTGGTGCTTGGGTAGTTGGGTTATTGGTAATAGCTAGTTTTTGCATCACAATTTGCAACATATCTGCTATATCATCTTTATGTTTTGCTATTCATTAAGTATGAACTTAATGAGCAGCAAGTGCTAGTAGCAGTTAAAGGTCGGACAAGTTACTAAAAACCCATGTTATGGGCTTCATTACCTGGTTTAATAGTGGTCCTTTATAGTTTATAGCGATCAGCATCAATTGAGTGGAAGACAATGAACCCACACAAAGAACAGTTCATTGTAACAATGACAGATATAGTTTGAAGTTGATTCAATATCTTTTGTATAATATGAAAGAACCCCTTATCCAAATCAACAAATATCAAACTTATActaaatatattataatgtgACATGAAGAATTCAGTCCTGGGGCCATAAGAAGATGCACAATTTAAAGTTATATGAGAATTCATTTCTATAATTTGAGTGTGAGTTCTACTATCCTTAACGCTTCAAAATCAGCAATTTGCAGCCAAATATGTCAATGCGATCCCGTAACCAAACCACATTCCTTATCTGCAGTTATTATATGAAACCAAGCCATATATGGACCAAAAATGCAATTCTGCTAAGCCTTATAAAGCCACATATGCAACCAACTCGTACATGTTGACTAGTGTAGGATATTAGGTGTTGAGTGCTAACCATTATTATTGTCATCAATGTAGGTAGTTTCAtgcattttatttattttcaaattctcaaaatataacaaACTGTATAAGTGCTAGCGTACCGCATATGCGCTATACAGGCCCTTGACCGTAGCCACCTCCTAAAGCATTATAGTATACTAACTACTAAGACTTCCATTAAAGTCGCATTCTTCCACCTAAGCAACAACACTTTCTTGGTTATTATATTTGTTGAAAACCTTCAATGATGAGAAAACACAACTTTGTGAGAAAACACAATTTTATGTTTTTTCTAACTTAATCTGAGACATCTTTCACAATAAAATAAACTAGTTATTGCCATCAATCTTAGAGTATGCAGTCACATCTTCCAATGATATCAAGATCATGTCTTGGTTCTCTCTTCTAGTTATAACAGATTATGAGAAAACCCGCTGTTGTGAGCATGTATTGACCAGGACAATAGGTAATTCAGAATTGAAATGTTACAAATTATTATATGCATAAGCATAAAGATATAGAAATTAGAAAAAGCTCAAAGAAAAGCATAACCAAAAGAGCTACTAGTGCATTGCAGCATACTGAATCAAAGTCATCTCTGAAGTTATCCAGTAAATACAATGATGAAATTGTTTTGCTATTCGCACTGATGAACAAGTACTGGAAACTATGAGCTATTGATAATTCCAACATGTAATATATAATGAAGTGagtaatattgaaaaaaaaaaaaaagaagaagaagaaaagagggatCTTTAAGGGTGCAGCCATAAAGAAACTGACCTTCATAAGATATTCAGCTGGATCCTGTCTAACCTTTGGTGAATTCGACTGAATTGGGGAACCTATGGATCCATCAGTTCCAGCAGGTTGACCATCTTTTGCATTCAAGCCACCTCTAGGTAAGGCCCTAAATCTTCTGGGATCCAAATCTCCATAGTTAGGCAAGTTGCCAAGATTTCCTTGAGCTTGGG is a genomic window containing:
- the LOC105055740 gene encoding transcriptional corepressor LEUNIG_HOMOLOG isoform X2, with protein sequence MAHSNWEADKMLDVYIYDYLVKRNLQTTAKAFMAEGKVAADPVAIDAPGGFLFEWWSVFWDIFIARTNEKHSEVAVAYIEAQQIKAREHQQQLQMQQLQLMQQRHAHLQRTNANHPSFSGPINTISSDGVLGSSTASVLAAKMYEERLKNPHSIESDASPQLLDASRMALLKSAANHPGQLMQGNPGNVSATLQQIQARTPQATDIKSEANMAVAQRSLPMDPSSIYGPGIIQSKSGLGGAGLNQGVSGLPLKGWPLTGIDQIRPNIGPQMQKPFLSTQSQFQLLSQQQQQQLLAQAQAQGNLGNLPNYGDLDPRRFRALPRGGLNAKDGQPAGTDGSIGSPIQSNSPKVRQDPAEYLMKVPQMQHSSAQQPQEQFQQQQQLQQTNRKRKQPSSSGAANSTGTGNTVGPSPNSPPSTPSTHNTGDVVAMAGNIRHVNSMPKSLMMYGTDGTGGLASSSNQMDDLEPFGDVGSLDDNVESFLSHDDGDARDIFAALKKSPAEPNPGSSKGFAFTEVGSSRISNNKVVCCHFSSDGKLLASAGHEKKVILWNMDTLQTESTPEEHSQIITDVRFRPNSTQLATSSFDRTVRLWNAADPSFCLNVFSGHNSQVTSLDFHPKKTDIFCSCDSNGEIRYWSADQFSFSRVSKGGTVQVRFQPNIGQYLAAAAENVVSIFDVETDRKIYTFQGHTKGVQSICWDNSGEYLACVSQDCVKVWSLSRGDFIHELSSNGNKFNSCVFHPNYTNLLVIGGYQSLELWNVIENQTMKVQAHEGLIAALAQAQVTGMVASASHDKSVKLWRHGAS
- the LOC105055740 gene encoding transcriptional corepressor LEUNIG_HOMOLOG isoform X3, yielding MAHSNWEADKMLDVYIYDYLVKRNLQTTAKAFMAEGKVAADPVAIDAPGGFLFEWWSVFWDIFIARTNEKHSEVAVAYIEAQQIKAREHQQQLQMQQLQLMQQRHAHLQRTNANHPSFSGPINTISSDGVLGSSTASVLAAKMYEERLKNPHSIESDASPQLLDASRMALLKSAANHPGQLMQGNPGNVSATLQQIQARTPQATDIKSEANMAVAQRSLPMDPSSIYGPGIIQSKSGLGGAGLNQGVSGLPLKGWPLTIRPNIGPQMQKPFLSTQSQFQLLSQQQQQQLLAQAQAQGNLGNLPNYGDLDPRRFRALPRGGLNAKDGQPAGTDGSIGSPIQSNSPKVRQDPAEYLMKLKVPQMQHSSAQQPQEQFQQQQQLQQTNRKRKQPSSSGAANSTGTGNTVGPSPNSPPSTPSTHNTGDVVAMAGNIRHVNSMPKSLMMYGTDGTGGLASSSNQMDDLEPFGDVGSLDDNVESFLSHDDGDARDIFAALKKSPAEPNPGSSKGFAFTEVGSSRISNNKVVCCHFSSDGKLLASAGHEKKVILWNMDTLQTESTPEEHSQIITDVRFRPNSTQLATSSFDRTVRLWNAADPSFCLNVFSGHNSQVTSLDFHPKKTDIFCSCDSNGEIRYWSADQFSFSRVSKGGTVQVRFQPNIGQYLAAAAENVVSIFDVETDRKIYTFQGHTKGVQSICWDNSGEYLACVSQDCVKVWSLSRGDFIHELSSNGNKFNSCVFHPNYTNLLVIGGYQSLELWNVIENQTMKVQAHEGLIAALAQAQVTGMVASASHDKSVKLWRHGAS
- the LOC105055740 gene encoding transcriptional corepressor LEUNIG_HOMOLOG isoform X1, giving the protein MAHSNWEADKMLDVYIYDYLVKRNLQTTAKAFMAEGKVAADPVAIDAPGGFLFEWWSVFWDIFIARTNEKHSEVAVAYIEAQQIKAREHQQQLQMQQLQLMQQRHAHLQRTNANHPSFSGPINTISSDGVLGSSTASVLAAKMYEERLKNPHSIESDASPQLLDASRMALLKSAANHPGQLMQGNPGNVSATLQQIQARTPQATDIKSEANMAVAQRSLPMDPSSIYGPGIIQSKSGLGGAGLNQGVSGLPLKGWPLTGIDQIRPNIGPQMQKPFLSTQSQFQLLSQQQQQQLLAQAQAQGNLGNLPNYGDLDPRRFRALPRGGLNAKDGQPAGTDGSIGSPIQSNSPKVRQDPAEYLMKLKVPQMQHSSAQQPQEQFQQQQQLQQTNRKRKQPSSSGAANSTGTGNTVGPSPNSPPSTPSTHNTGDVVAMAGNIRHVNSMPKSLMMYGTDGTGGLASSSNQMDDLEPFGDVGSLDDNVESFLSHDDGDARDIFAALKKSPAEPNPGSSKGFAFTEVGSSRISNNKVVCCHFSSDGKLLASAGHEKKVILWNMDTLQTESTPEEHSQIITDVRFRPNSTQLATSSFDRTVRLWNAADPSFCLNVFSGHNSQVTSLDFHPKKTDIFCSCDSNGEIRYWSADQFSFSRVSKGGTVQVRFQPNIGQYLAAAAENVVSIFDVETDRKIYTFQGHTKGVQSICWDNSGEYLACVSQDCVKVWSLSRGDFIHELSSNGNKFNSCVFHPNYTNLLVIGGYQSLELWNVIENQTMKVQAHEGLIAALAQAQVTGMVASASHDKSVKLWRHGAS